DNA sequence from the Methanolobus sp. ZRKC5 genome:
TTGATTCCGGAAATTACTTCTTTGAGTTCAAGGATTCAGCTATATTCCTGCCGAGTTGTTTTGCGGCTTCCAATGGAATTTCCTGATCCTCAAAGTTGTTAATTCCTACGGAATCCACTGTTGCTTCAGGCCCGAAGAGCATTTTTACACCACTAAGCTCACAATCATCTGCGAGTTTACACATGGCGCATTTCCCAGTATCTTGGCATCGCCCACGATCTGCATACCTTCCTCCTCCATGTATGCAGCAACAGAATTGGCCACACCCTCTGCAACCGGTGGTGCTTCAGGCATACATGGCACTGCAGATGTTGCAATAATTCCTTCGGGTTTACCCTGCATGTAACCATGCTTGTGTCTCAGGCAATAAAGACGCTCAAGAATAGTCTTTGTCCTAGCATCAATGGATGAGTAAGGAGTATAGGCTGCAACAATAAGTGCATCTGCCTCTTTTACTTCCTCTGCGATAGTATTACCATCATCACCGATAACACATACGTTCTTGTCAACGCATTTCATGCATGCCAAACATGGTTTGACATTATGCTTGCTAAGTTTGATAAATTCGACATCCATACCCGTTTCTTCAAGTGCTGCCCTCAATGCTCTGTCGGTATTACTGTTTGGGATGGGCGATCATGATATTCCTATTACTTTCATTTTTTAGCTCCCTTGATAGATATTTGCCCACTATTTTTAAGGCTGGGAATTAATCTTATACTTCCAGATAGGAAGTGTAGCTAAACATACTTAATAATTACTGCAGTATACAAGAATTGGTGTTGGTATAATGGAGTGACCATCTCAAAATATTGTGAAAAACACAGCTATCCTATTTTGATTTGGATTTTTATGGCACAACTACTCGTTTATCCTCATAACGTTGAACTCTTTTATATATGAAAAAATAAAATAGGAACGCATGCCACCCAGTTCACTTCTTGATGAGATATTACGCAAGGGACTCCATCTGGCATCGGTCGCTATCGTGATTGTCTATGCCTTTTTCGGAAAACAGATAGTCCTGTATTTCATGACCGTCTACCTCATTCTTATACTCCTCATCGAACACATGAGACTGGACCATGGCTTCAAATTACCTTTCATACATTATCTGTTACGCCGGAAAGAGGAAACATCAATAGCAGGACATGTTTATTTCACCCTTGCTGCCATAGTTGCAGTCTCCGTCTTCAGTGAGAACGTTGCCTATGCTGCTATCCTGATGGCCACTTTCGGAGACATGAGCGCAGCACTTATTGGTAAGAAATTTGGCAGGACAAGGATATTCAGGGGTGAAAAATCCCTGGAAGGATGTGTTTCCGAGTTCCTAGTGGACCTTATTATAGGCTATGTTTTTCTTTCAAACTGGAGTATCGC
Encoded proteins:
- a CDS encoding flavodoxin family protein, whose product is MDVEFIKLSKHNVKPCLACMKCVDKNVCVIGDDGNTIAEEVKEADALIVAAYTPYSSIDARTKTILERLYCLRHKHGYMQGKPEGIIATSAVPCMPEAPPVAEGVANSVAAYMEEEGMQIVGDAKILGNAPCVNSQMIVSLVV
- a CDS encoding CTP--2,3-di-O-geranylgeranyl-sn-glycero-1-phosphate cytidyltransferase — its product is MPPSSLLDEILRKGLHLASVAIVIVYAFFGKQIVLYFMTVYLILILLIEHMRLDHGFKLPFIHYLLRRKEETSIAGHVYFTLAAIVAVSVFSENVAYAAILMATFGDMSAALIGKKFGRTRIFRGEKSLEGCVSEFLVDLIIGYVFLSNWSIAIAMALVATLAETGFEKIDDNLAIPVFSGFVAELLLIISTYVHL